The Stratiformator vulcanicus genome has a segment encoding these proteins:
- a CDS encoding Uma2 family endonuclease — MSTVQEPIAAPAEEPTSDVGDPTWEIARLFPLQGHWSESEYFALETKQLVELVDGKLEFPPMPTTSHQWLVMFIHRALYIYTEERKLPPPYFAGLPLRLRENLIREPDILWLSGEKEKQRGEQYWGTADFVLEVVSPGGRTRDLVEKKREYAAAGIFEYWIVDPKERTVAVLTLNDGDTEYSESGLYQHGDVAKSVLFQGFEIAVAELFSSDAQA; from the coding sequence ATGTCGACTGTGCAAGAACCGATTGCCGCACCGGCTGAGGAACCGACAAGCGATGTCGGAGATCCGACTTGGGAAATCGCGCGTCTGTTCCCCCTACAGGGACATTGGTCGGAAAGCGAATATTTCGCACTGGAGACGAAGCAGCTCGTTGAATTGGTGGACGGCAAACTGGAGTTCCCGCCGATGCCTACGACTTCGCACCAATGGCTGGTCATGTTCATTCACCGGGCGTTATACATTTACACTGAAGAGCGAAAGTTACCGCCACCTTACTTTGCTGGCTTGCCACTTCGATTACGCGAAAATTTGATCCGCGAGCCCGACATCCTTTGGCTATCGGGCGAGAAAGAAAAGCAGCGGGGCGAACAATACTGGGGCACGGCCGATTTTGTGCTTGAAGTCGTCAGCCCCGGCGGACGCACACGTGATCTCGTCGAAAAGAAACGGGAATACGCCGCGGCGGGAATCTTCGAATATTGGATTGTCGATCCCAAAGAGCGGACGGTCGCCGTGCTGACTCTCAACGATGGCGACACCGAATATTCAGAATCGGGCCTCTATCAACACGGCGACGTCGCCAAGTCCGTCTTGTTTCAAGGTTTCGAAATCGCCGTCGCGGAACTGTTTTCCTCGGATGCTCAAGCCTGA
- a CDS encoding phenylacetate--CoA ligase family protein produces MDASIDAWPREAIQRVQNERLRALIDAIVPDNAFYSTKFEHSGIGPRSVRVVDDIHRLPLTTKAELVADQTAHPPYGTNLTFPLIRYSRYHQTSGTTGRPYRVLDTPESWSWFADCWSLIYRMAGLTKDDRIFFPFSFGPFIGFWAAFDGGCRLGNLCIPGGGLSTEARLDLMASNDATFVCCTPTYALRMAEVAESIGFNLKTSAVRALIVAGEPGGNVPATKARIEGAWGATVYDHWGMSELGSLAAAAVGDPEGLYLLETECIAEILNPETLEPVDVGDMGELVVTNLGRIGFPVIRYRTGDLVKASRESPLGYPLLRLEGGILGRADDMITIRGNNVFPSSVEAILREFDEIVEFRLNLETRNSMHHLRLEIEPQSEAAVDALLPKVRRTIKDRLNFQAEVAAVAPGSLPRFELKGRRLVKDDG; encoded by the coding sequence ATGGATGCGTCGATCGACGCGTGGCCGCGCGAAGCCATTCAGCGCGTACAGAACGAACGGCTTCGCGCGCTGATCGACGCGATCGTTCCGGACAACGCTTTCTACTCAACGAAGTTCGAGCATTCCGGGATCGGCCCGCGATCGGTCCGTGTGGTCGATGACATCCATCGTTTGCCACTGACGACGAAAGCCGAACTCGTCGCCGATCAGACCGCCCATCCGCCGTACGGCACCAATCTGACGTTCCCCCTGATTCGCTACAGTCGCTATCACCAAACGTCCGGAACGACGGGTCGCCCGTATCGCGTGCTCGATACACCAGAAAGTTGGAGTTGGTTCGCCGACTGCTGGTCGTTGATCTATCGCATGGCCGGGCTGACCAAAGACGACCGAATTTTCTTTCCGTTTAGCTTCGGACCGTTCATCGGATTCTGGGCGGCCTTCGACGGAGGCTGCCGATTGGGCAACCTGTGCATCCCCGGCGGCGGACTCAGCACGGAAGCCCGGCTCGATCTGATGGCATCCAACGATGCGACATTCGTGTGCTGCACGCCAACGTACGCCCTGCGGATGGCGGAAGTCGCCGAATCGATCGGCTTTAACCTCAAGACGTCGGCTGTTCGCGCGCTGATTGTGGCCGGAGAACCCGGCGGGAACGTCCCGGCGACGAAGGCCCGCATCGAAGGTGCTTGGGGCGCGACGGTCTATGACCATTGGGGGATGTCGGAACTCGGCTCATTGGCAGCCGCGGCCGTTGGCGACCCTGAAGGTCTCTACTTGCTCGAAACGGAGTGCATCGCAGAGATATTAAATCCGGAGACGCTCGAACCCGTTGACGTTGGTGATATGGGTGAGCTTGTCGTGACGAATCTCGGTCGCATCGGCTTTCCCGTCATCCGCTACCGCACCGGCGACCTCGTCAAAGCAAGCCGGGAGTCGCCACTGGGCTATCCGCTGTTGCGACTTGAAGGCGGGATCCTCGGACGGGCCGACGACATGATTACGATCCGCGGCAACAACGTCTTCCCGTCAAGCGTCGAGGCGATCCTTCGCGAATTTGACGAGATCGTCGAGTTTCGCCTCAACCTCGAAACGCGGAACTCGATGCACCATCTGCGACTCGAGATCGAGCCGCAATCGGAGGCAGCCGTCGATGCCCTCCTGCCCAAGGTGAGGCGAACGATCAAAGACCGCTTAAATTTTCAGGCCGAGGTCGCCGCTGTCGCACCCGGATCACTGCCGCGATTTGAGCTTAAAGGTCGACGACTGGTGAAAGATGATGGTTAA
- a CDS encoding heavy-metal-associated domain-containing protein: MSLRSLSLVSPALAAAFLLGCEPETPTGGGGSMTAPSGGSTSEAGSAEGGSALGAAAEANSGLDFEPQILVVSDAKATDTVVLNVPGMHCDVMCSPKVRKAIASVDGVVKVETQISTDEGERTAKIWTTEEFDKSKAIAAVEEVGYEVN, from the coding sequence ATGTCGCTTCGCTCGCTCTCGCTAGTCTCGCCCGCACTTGCTGCCGCATTCCTGCTCGGATGTGAGCCTGAAACGCCGACAGGTGGCGGCGGAAGCATGACAGCCCCTTCCGGAGGGTCGACGTCCGAAGCGGGGAGCGCTGAGGGAGGAAGTGCACTCGGAGCCGCCGCCGAAGCGAACTCGGGCCTCGACTTTGAACCGCAGATTCTCGTGGTCTCCGACGCCAAAGCGACCGATACCGTCGTGTTGAATGTCCCCGGAATGCACTGCGATGTGATGTGCAGCCCGAAGGTCCGCAAAGCGATCGCCTCGGTCGACGGTGTCGTCAAGGTTGAAACGCAAATTTCGACCGACGAAGGCGAACGGACCGCCAAGATTTGGACGACCGAAGAGTTCGACAAATCGAAAGCCATCGCCGCCGTCGAAGAGGTCGGTTACGAGGTGAATTAA
- a CDS encoding WD40 repeat domain-containing protein — translation MYIGDREGEMNLKFRIEIAVFLTSVLVSTASSDDRLPFSSVVRNLEEIQGEEATGTHWIESAETRPFRFRDPKAKLPTLLREATILRDVRDGDRTLVIRATKPGAVVLLTYTKSTDSKLGRSLVDNCWAWLQFSYAYDPQFRSRQNVPAFRIRHFDAAEEVTLNVGEGEFAWPLVTSAKGRIQDASLHSSLPQWSLYKLITQKLVQQFIREEFDKLEQFDRDFGVGKSEEIRRNLNWGGVWPDHVFDHAVGSFFYSNEEERPVHLGWLQAWKTQFPESAIPDRFLGRYYINWAWAARGSGYAIDVSPDDSEKFLARLETARTHLEQARQMPAHGPYLYADLIKVAKGLGEGPPVIYDLIDGQLDRCPWSITVTSSAAGALLPRWGGSAEEIQKLAKHLEKRTSRTHQQVAYATIARTVTSYNGKSSLSEFGFDYDKLLGAVYDRIEVYPDNDVQKSMTLSQLLNLREYDRAKQLLRELGTDAAPGFFKSRQEWERLVAYANADYEPPAQVACLMDHSAKGRRVMSARFSPDGSRLVAADQHNDIYVYETGEFSRIAKFHLPMGSVRFAHFGPTKDIVWIWLFDGRLIRWTLDPQDAASGFRQVEIAMQVKQIKGNIDASRDGRVVITSDNTNAQIYDLELLELRHEVLRPNGATLFNVSISGDGKEAISSGIDRGLTFIDCESGKVKSALSSLAKQTPTLGAVSDPGKKYVASMYDLALRIHDRQSEEIISEQSPIYAYVRGASSSPVGAVASIAGDSVSDRNPEFGGAWVVRLGRGERWLKIPGHVYGVQDVDFSPDGKYLVTAGNDLTTRIWDVEKLLKELPKAEPDSTADESQD, via the coding sequence ATGTATATTGGTGATCGTGAGGGCGAAATGAATTTGAAGTTCCGAATCGAAATAGCAGTTTTCTTAACGAGCGTATTGGTCTCAACGGCCAGCTCTGACGATCGGCTGCCGTTTTCGTCGGTCGTTCGAAATCTCGAAGAAATTCAGGGTGAGGAAGCAACCGGAACGCATTGGATCGAATCGGCCGAAACTCGGCCATTCCGCTTTCGCGACCCGAAAGCAAAGCTCCCGACCTTGCTCCGCGAAGCGACCATTCTGCGTGATGTTCGTGATGGTGATCGGACCCTAGTTATTCGGGCGACGAAGCCCGGAGCGGTAGTGCTCTTGACTTACACAAAGAGCACGGATTCGAAGTTGGGCCGTTCGCTTGTTGATAACTGCTGGGCTTGGTTGCAGTTCTCGTACGCGTACGACCCTCAATTCAGGTCGCGACAAAATGTTCCCGCTTTCCGAATTCGGCACTTCGATGCAGCGGAAGAAGTGACATTAAATGTGGGCGAAGGTGAATTCGCGTGGCCGCTGGTAACTTCGGCGAAAGGCCGCATTCAAGACGCATCTCTACACTCATCGTTACCGCAGTGGTCACTCTACAAGTTAATTACTCAGAAACTGGTCCAGCAATTCATTCGCGAAGAATTTGATAAGCTTGAACAATTTGACCGAGATTTTGGCGTTGGGAAATCGGAAGAAATCAGGCGCAACCTGAATTGGGGCGGCGTCTGGCCGGACCACGTCTTCGATCACGCAGTTGGGTCCTTTTTCTACAGTAATGAAGAAGAGCGACCCGTGCATCTCGGGTGGTTGCAGGCTTGGAAGACTCAATTTCCAGAGTCGGCGATCCCCGATCGATTTCTCGGAAGATACTATATCAATTGGGCGTGGGCAGCTCGCGGCTCCGGTTATGCGATTGATGTCAGTCCCGACGACTCAGAGAAATTTCTGGCCCGGCTCGAAACGGCTCGAACTCATTTGGAGCAAGCACGTCAGATGCCGGCGCACGGGCCGTATCTCTACGCCGACCTAATTAAGGTTGCGAAAGGTTTGGGCGAAGGTCCGCCGGTTATTTATGACTTGATCGACGGCCAGCTCGATCGCTGTCCCTGGTCGATTACCGTAACAAGCAGTGCCGCCGGGGCTCTGTTGCCTCGCTGGGGCGGCTCTGCGGAGGAGATTCAGAAACTCGCAAAACATCTGGAAAAGCGGACGAGCCGAACTCATCAACAGGTGGCTTACGCGACGATTGCGCGGACAGTCACGAGCTACAATGGAAAGAGTTCTTTATCCGAATTCGGCTTCGACTACGACAAACTCCTCGGTGCCGTTTATGACCGCATTGAAGTTTATCCAGATAATGACGTTCAAAAATCGATGACTCTATCGCAACTACTCAATTTGCGTGAATACGATAGGGCGAAACAGTTGCTGCGCGAGCTGGGTACCGACGCGGCTCCCGGGTTCTTTAAGTCACGACAGGAGTGGGAAAGGCTCGTCGCGTACGCGAATGCTGACTACGAACCGCCAGCCCAAGTCGCCTGCCTAATGGACCACTCCGCCAAAGGGCGTCGCGTGATGTCCGCTCGCTTTTCCCCGGATGGTTCGCGGCTTGTTGCGGCTGATCAGCACAACGATATCTACGTTTACGAGACGGGGGAGTTCTCCCGGATTGCAAAGTTTCACTTGCCTATGGGGAGTGTCCGTTTTGCGCACTTCGGGCCCACGAAAGATATCGTCTGGATTTGGCTGTTCGACGGCCGATTAATTCGCTGGACACTGGACCCGCAAGATGCCGCGTCAGGTTTTCGGCAAGTCGAAATCGCGATGCAGGTCAAGCAAATCAAAGGCAACATTGATGCTTCACGTGACGGGCGGGTTGTCATAACTTCAGATAACACCAACGCTCAAATTTATGATTTGGAATTACTGGAACTCAGGCACGAAGTTCTCCGGCCGAACGGGGCGACACTTTTTAATGTGTCGATCTCCGGCGACGGGAAGGAGGCCATTTCCTCTGGTATTGATCGTGGACTGACTTTTATTGATTGCGAATCGGGAAAGGTGAAGTCGGCGTTGTCGAGCTTGGCGAAGCAGACCCCGACGTTAGGTGCGGTATCAGATCCTGGTAAAAAGTACGTTGCTTCGATGTACGATCTCGCTCTGCGAATTCACGATCGACAGTCGGAAGAAATCATATCTGAACAATCTCCAATCTACGCCTATGTGCGAGGTGCGTCATCATCACCGGTAGGGGCAGTCGCATCGATTGCAGGTGACTCTGTCTCTGATAGGAACCCTGAATTCGGGGGTGCGTGGGTTGTGAGATTGGGTCGAGGTGAGAGGTGGCTCAAAATTCCCGGGCATGTCTACGGTGTCCAAGATGTGGACTTCTCGCCCGACGGTAAGTATTTGGTGACGGCGGGGAATGACCTGACGACCCGCATTTGGGATGTCGAAAAACTTCTTAAAGAATTGCCGAAAGCTGAGCCAGATTCGACAGCAGACGAAAGTCAGGATTAA
- the gltX gene encoding glutamate--tRNA ligase yields MTAVRTRFAPSPTGYMHIGGMRTALFNWLWARHCGGEFILRIDDTDRARNVEEALEPILNSFRWLGLDWDEGPGVGGPHGPYFQSERGDLYREAANRLLAKGLAYRDYATSEEIAADRETAQQEKRPYLNIRRSLDLDQATLDEYAETGKPHVVRFLVPRDKTVVIDDAVRGNVEWNCGLLPDPVIQRGDGSPLYNFATVVDDAGMEITHVIRAEEHLSNTPIQALIYESLGESLPTFAHIPFVTAPGTSKKLSKRDLAKYRNNPQFKKMFERGDTVFPQLGLGDSETLNPVMVAYYEKIGYLPAAVLNALARLGWSLDDKTEILSLSEVKENFTLDRIVKNPAGLDPDKLFAFQSHWMGELPMDTKVSGCIDYLLRAGLIDSADDQMRTFVGRVIAALGDRLKLFSDILDAACFFKDEVEYDEKAFKKRIAKESVPPLLKQFQQERLSAIDESDWTTEHLEAELQSFATTHEVSPGLLIHALRIATTGQPVGPGVFDCLVLVGREKTLERIESALARVEAQA; encoded by the coding sequence ATGACCGCCGTTCGCACACGCTTCGCTCCCAGTCCCACCGGCTACATGCACATTGGTGGCATGAGAACGGCCTTGTTCAATTGGCTTTGGGCTCGGCATTGTGGTGGGGAATTCATCCTACGCATTGATGACACCGACCGGGCGCGAAACGTCGAAGAGGCATTGGAGCCGATTCTGAATTCGTTCCGCTGGCTCGGTCTCGACTGGGACGAAGGGCCGGGAGTAGGCGGCCCGCACGGTCCGTACTTTCAGTCCGAACGCGGCGACCTCTACCGCGAGGCTGCCAACCGTTTGCTCGCGAAAGGACTTGCCTACCGCGACTATGCGACTTCCGAGGAGATTGCAGCCGACCGGGAAACAGCGCAACAGGAGAAACGCCCCTACCTTAACATTCGCCGGTCACTGGACCTCGATCAGGCCACGCTCGATGAATATGCCGAAACCGGGAAACCCCATGTCGTTCGCTTTCTCGTGCCGCGTGATAAGACTGTCGTGATCGACGACGCCGTCCGCGGCAACGTCGAGTGGAACTGCGGACTACTCCCCGATCCCGTGATCCAGCGCGGCGATGGTTCTCCGCTCTACAACTTCGCGACGGTCGTCGATGACGCGGGCATGGAGATCACGCACGTCATTCGTGCGGAAGAGCACCTCTCGAACACTCCGATACAAGCACTCATTTATGAATCGCTCGGCGAGAGTTTGCCAACGTTCGCCCACATCCCGTTTGTGACGGCTCCGGGGACTTCAAAGAAGTTAAGCAAACGCGATCTGGCAAAGTACCGCAATAATCCACAATTCAAAAAGATGTTTGAACGCGGCGACACCGTCTTTCCGCAACTCGGCCTTGGCGACAGCGAAACATTAAATCCCGTAATGGTCGCCTACTATGAAAAAATCGGCTACCTGCCCGCGGCTGTCTTAAACGCGTTGGCACGGCTCGGATGGTCGCTCGACGACAAAACTGAGATTTTGTCACTATCCGAAGTCAAAGAAAACTTCACGCTCGACCGCATCGTCAAGAACCCGGCGGGACTCGACCCGGACAAGCTCTTCGCGTTCCAGTCGCATTGGATGGGCGAACTGCCGATGGATACGAAGGTATCGGGCTGCATCGATTACCTGTTGCGGGCCGGCTTAATTGACTCAGCCGACGACCAGATGCGGACCTTTGTCGGTCGAGTCATCGCTGCGCTCGGCGATCGACTGAAGCTCTTCAGCGATATCCTTGATGCCGCCTGCTTCTTTAAAGACGAAGTCGAATACGACGAGAAGGCCTTTAAGAAACGAATCGCCAAAGAGAGCGTGCCACCGCTGCTTAAGCAGTTTCAACAGGAACGCCTATCGGCGATCGATGAGAGCGACTGGACGACGGAGCATTTGGAAGCCGAACTACAATCGTTCGCGACCACCCATGAAGTGTCGCCCGGCCTATTAATTCACGCCCTCCGCATTGCAACCACCGGCCAACCGGTCGGGCCCGGGGTCTTTGACTGCTTGGTCCTCGTGGGACGCGAGAAGACACTCGAGCGGATCGAGTCGGCGCTGGCGCGCGTCGAAGCTCAGGCTTGA
- the glnA gene encoding type I glutamate--ammonia ligase — protein MTPREVLALCREREIHAVDLRFMDFPGTPKHFTIPIKALTENSFEDGFSFDGSSMRGWQAINESDMLVVPQPETAVVDPFFDSTLAVTCNIQDPITREDYAKDPRNVARKAELYMKSTGIADTAMFGPEAEFFLFDDVRFDSNEHESYYHIESAEGQWTRGKAGENGNAGYKIRYKEGYFPVPPTDTLQQVRTEIMLKLEACGIEVEGQHHEVATAGQCEIDMRYAPLLQTADNLLRYKYVVKNVAARHGKTATFMPKPLWNDNGSGMHLHLSLWKGGETLFAGSGYGGLSDLATFAMGGILKHAPAIMAFCCPTTNSYKRLQPGFEAPVNLTYSYRNRSAAIRIPVHSPHVNNKRFEFRCPDSSSNPYLAMAAVLMAALDGVQNRIEPGEPLDKDIYDLGPDELKDVPKVPRSLEESLDALRADHEFLLRGDVFTEDVIDTWIWYKTEHEVEGLRQRPHPYEFAMYYDI, from the coding sequence ATGACACCCAGGGAAGTATTGGCGTTATGCCGAGAGCGAGAAATCCACGCCGTCGACCTGCGGTTTATGGATTTTCCGGGGACACCGAAGCATTTTACCATTCCTATTAAAGCACTTACGGAAAACAGCTTCGAAGACGGTTTCAGCTTTGACGGCTCCAGCATGAGGGGTTGGCAGGCGATCAATGAGAGCGACATGCTCGTCGTTCCTCAGCCGGAAACGGCTGTCGTCGACCCGTTTTTCGACTCGACACTCGCCGTCACCTGCAATATTCAGGATCCGATCACTCGGGAGGATTATGCTAAAGATCCGCGCAACGTTGCGCGCAAAGCAGAACTCTACATGAAGTCGACCGGCATCGCCGACACGGCAATGTTCGGACCCGAGGCGGAATTTTTCCTCTTCGACGATGTTCGTTTCGACTCGAATGAACACGAATCTTACTACCACATCGAGAGTGCCGAGGGCCAATGGACCCGTGGCAAAGCGGGCGAGAACGGCAACGCCGGCTACAAGATTCGCTACAAGGAGGGGTATTTCCCGGTCCCGCCGACCGACACGCTGCAGCAGGTGCGCACTGAAATCATGCTGAAGCTCGAGGCGTGCGGCATCGAGGTCGAGGGCCAGCATCACGAAGTCGCCACCGCGGGCCAGTGCGAAATCGACATGCGGTACGCCCCGCTGCTGCAGACTGCTGACAATCTGCTGCGATATAAGTACGTGGTCAAGAACGTCGCCGCCCGGCACGGCAAGACTGCGACGTTCATGCCCAAACCGCTCTGGAACGACAACGGCAGCGGGATGCACCTGCACCTGTCGCTGTGGAAGGGGGGCGAAACCCTTTTTGCAGGATCAGGTTACGGCGGTCTATCGGACCTCGCGACGTTCGCGATGGGGGGCATTCTCAAGCATGCCCCGGCGATTATGGCGTTCTGCTGCCCGACGACCAACAGCTATAAACGCCTTCAGCCGGGCTTCGAGGCTCCGGTCAATCTCACCTACAGCTACCGCAATCGGTCGGCCGCGATTCGCATTCCCGTGCACAGCCCTCACGTGAACAACAAACGATTCGAGTTCCGCTGTCCCGATTCCTCATCCAATCCGTATCTCGCGATGGCGGCGGTATTGATGGCGGCGCTCGACGGCGTGCAGAACCGGATCGAGCCGGGTGAGCCGCTCGACAAAGACATCTATGACCTCGGTCCGGACGAGCTCAAAGATGTTCCCAAGGTGCCGCGTTCGCTCGAAGAGTCGCTCGATGCGCTGCGGGCCGATCACGAATTCCTGCTCCGTGGCGATGTCTTCACTGAAGACGTCATCGATACGTGGATTTGGTACAAGACGGAGCATGAAGTCGAGGGCCTGCGGCAGCGGCCTCACCCCTACGAATTTGCGATGTATTACGATATTTGA
- a CDS encoding DEAD/DEAH box helicase: MADDLYPEVTSVSLRPEVALYSSGMNGALLRNPTIDTASVSLKSTVEIARRERPTRPKVLTVKLTFPAGIELLPPPEEKQPVAKKKPPRPEGSSEEAPPKVTRLKPPPGTLSLQDRLFYLLQPPLEQWLAGQELVMPFEPFPYQYQGIAWLFSQSAALLADEMGLGKTMQTITAMRLLLRSGQAGRVLLACPKPLIPNWQREFALWAPELPVTTVEGNTSRRKVIWSIPGGGIFLTNYEVLVRDFEEMPEEEQPKYDLLVLDEAQRVKNRDSRTAQQARGVNRRRTWALTGTPIENRPEELASLYEFLKVLPPRAAPDLDQLRKLSEDYILRRTKDLVMKDMPPRLDRDEYLSLNPAQEAAYHTAEKEGVVRLNDMGDTATVQHVFELVLRLKQIANYDPLTGQSCKLDALASDMEEITASGGKAILFSQWTRSLDWLNEKLLERIPECNPLIYHGGVPTKKREPILSKFKEDPKSHLLLMSYGTGAVGLNLQFAGYVFLFDRWWNPAIEDQAINRAHRIGQKSQVIVTKFICKDTVEERIDRVLQEKRDLFAAILGDGDNERESLSLSAGEIFGLFDMQAPTKGGGTRKIGPQAA; encoded by the coding sequence TTGGCCGACGATTTATATCCAGAAGTCACCTCCGTTTCATTGCGGCCCGAGGTCGCGCTGTATTCCTCCGGCATGAACGGGGCATTGCTGCGCAATCCGACTATCGACACCGCGTCGGTATCGCTGAAATCGACAGTTGAAATTGCCCGGCGGGAACGTCCCACTCGGCCGAAAGTCCTCACGGTGAAGCTGACCTTTCCGGCCGGCATCGAATTGCTGCCGCCGCCCGAAGAAAAGCAACCGGTTGCAAAGAAGAAGCCACCTCGTCCAGAAGGAAGTTCGGAAGAGGCGCCGCCGAAAGTAACCCGACTGAAGCCGCCACCGGGGACGCTCTCGTTGCAGGATCGGTTGTTCTACCTGTTGCAACCGCCGTTGGAGCAATGGCTTGCCGGGCAGGAACTGGTCATGCCGTTCGAGCCGTTTCCCTATCAGTATCAGGGAATCGCGTGGCTCTTCTCCCAATCGGCCGCGCTGCTGGCCGACGAGATGGGCCTCGGCAAAACGATGCAAACCATCACAGCTATGCGGCTCCTTTTAAGAAGTGGACAGGCGGGAAGAGTGCTCTTAGCTTGCCCGAAGCCATTAATCCCGAACTGGCAGCGTGAATTTGCCCTGTGGGCGCCGGAACTTCCCGTCACGACGGTTGAGGGGAATACGTCTCGCCGCAAGGTGATTTGGTCGATTCCCGGTGGCGGAATCTTTCTGACGAACTATGAAGTCCTCGTCCGTGATTTTGAAGAAATGCCCGAAGAGGAGCAGCCGAAGTACGATCTGCTCGTGTTGGACGAAGCGCAGCGCGTTAAGAATCGCGACTCACGAACCGCGCAGCAGGCTCGTGGCGTGAACCGTCGGCGGACATGGGCCTTAACTGGAACCCCGATCGAGAACCGTCCGGAAGAACTGGCCTCGCTCTATGAGTTCTTAAAAGTGCTACCGCCGCGGGCCGCGCCCGATCTCGATCAATTAAGAAAACTGTCCGAAGACTATATTCTCCGGCGGACCAAAGACCTCGTCATGAAAGACATGCCGCCCCGGCTCGACCGAGACGAATATCTGTCGCTGAACCCGGCGCAGGAGGCGGCCTATCATACGGCGGAGAAGGAGGGCGTGGTCCGCCTGAATGACATGGGGGACACCGCCACCGTGCAGCACGTGTTCGAGTTGGTGCTGCGTTTGAAGCAAATTGCCAACTACGACCCGCTCACCGGCCAAAGCTGCAAGCTCGACGCTCTCGCTTCCGATATGGAAGAGATTACCGCCAGTGGCGGCAAAGCGATTCTATTCAGCCAGTGGACGCGAAGTTTGGATTGGCTCAACGAGAAACTGCTGGAGCGGATCCCCGAATGTAATCCTCTAATTTATCACGGTGGAGTCCCGACGAAAAAGCGGGAGCCGATTCTATCGAAGTTCAAAGAAGACCCGAAATCACATCTTCTTTTAATGAGTTACGGTACGGGAGCAGTCGGTCTTAATCTCCAGTTCGCCGGCTACGTGTTTTTGTTCGACCGTTGGTGGAACCCCGCGATTGAAGATCAGGCGATTAATCGGGCGCACCGCATCGGGCAGAAGTCGCAGGTGATCGTGACGAAGTTTATTTGTAAGGATACCGTCGAAGAGAGGATCGATCGCGTCCTTCAGGAGAAGCGAGACCTGTTCGCGGCGATTCTCGGCGACGGAGACAATGAGCGGGAATCGCTGAGCCTATCAGCCGGAGAAATCTTCGGCCTGTTCGACATGCAAGCCCCGACCAAGGGCGGCGGCACCCGAAAGATCGGCCCGCAGGCGGCGTGA
- a CDS encoding DNA polymerase ligase N-terminal domain-containing protein: protein MPRFVILTHDHPHIHWDLMLEQGPALRTWRLNTEPNGQADISAEPLDDHRLVYLEYEGPVSGGRGTVARWDAGDYEPVEEASDRLVVQLRGERVAGKATFTKGSDHWTLRIVSE, encoded by the coding sequence ATGCCTCGCTTCGTTATCCTGACACACGATCACCCTCACATTCACTGGGATTTGATGCTCGAACAGGGCCCAGCCCTCCGAACATGGCGCCTGAACACCGAGCCAAACGGGCAGGCTGATATCTCAGCCGAACCGCTCGATGATCACCGGCTCGTCTACTTGGAGTACGAAGGCCCGGTCAGTGGCGGACGGGGCACCGTCGCCAGATGGGACGCAGGAGACTACGAGCCGGTCGAAGAAGCATCGGACCGGCTCGTCGTTCAGCTTAGGGGAGAGAGAGTCGCCGGAAAGGCAACATTCACAAAGGGTTCCGACCACTGGACGCTACGAATCGTTAGCGAGTGA